Below is a genomic region from Flavobacterium ginsengisoli.
TTTTCATGCTAACAGGTAAAAAGCTTATTACCCCTCCAGTTTCAGAAGGAGCTTTAAACGGAATTATGCGTAAACAAATTTTAGCGATTGCTAAAAAAATAGAAGGCATAGAAGTGCTAGAAGAAATAATTTCGCCATTTGATCTTCAAAAAGCAGACGAATTATTTCTGACTAATGTAATCATGGGAATACAGCCGATAACTAAATATCGAAAAAAAGAGTTTACAACAAATCTTGCTCATTTATTAGTGCAGAAACTAAATGAATCCATAGCTGAAAATTAATTCAGATATGGATTTTCTGGTGCGTTAGACCAAATAAGATAATCACCGCCTAGCTCAATAATCTGCTCTTTCCAAAAGTGAGTGGTAGATTTTCCGATAATTTTATTTTTATAATTATTATCAGCAATAATCCAAGAGTTTCCTTGCATCTCATTCTCAAGCTGATTTTCTTCCCAACCGGTATAACCTAAGAAAAAACGAATATTATTTTTGCTAATAGATCCGTTGTTTATAAGGTCTTTGGTGGACTCAAAATCGCCTCCCCAATAAATTCCATTTGAAATCTCCACACTGTTTGGAATTAACTCAGGAATATTATGGATAAAATAAAGGTTGTCTTGTTCTACAGGGCCTCCGTTATATATCTTAAAGTTAGCATCAATCTCAGGGATTAAGTCATTAATAGTGTATTTTAATGGCTTATTAATTATAAAACCTATTGATCCTTCTTTGTTATGGTCTGCTAATAAAATTACCGATCTGTTAAAAGATAAATCTCCAATTATTGAAGGCTCGGCAATAAGCAGGTGTCCTTTTTTTAATTTTTCTGAAATCATACGGTTACAATTTTTATTAAATTTAATCATAAAAAAATTAAAATCACAAAAAAAATCGTTAAACCGCATAAAAAAACCTCCCATATGGAAGGTTTTAATTATATTATAAGTTTAGAGAACTTTCTTACTTAGTTCACTGCACCTTCTAATTCAGCTCCAGCTTTGAATTTTACAACGTTTTTAGTCGCGATTTTGATAGTTTTTCCTGTTTGAGGGTTTCTACCGTCTCTAGCAGCTCTTGAAGATACTGACCATGATCCGAAACCTACTAATGAAACTCTTCCACCTTTTTTCAAAGTAGTTCCTACATTACCTAAAAAAGACTCTAAAGCTAATTTCGTCGCAGCTTTTGTAATTCCTGCATCAGCAGCGATAGCATCGATTAATTCTGATTTGTTCATAATAATTAGTTATTAATTGTTGGTTAAAAAAAATTGTTAATACACAAATTTAGTAGGAAATCCGTTGCGTGCAAGTGTTTTCTTTATTTTTAGCAAAAATTGTTAATAACTTGCTTTTTTTGTTCATAAAGAATGTTGTTCATCGATAAAAAGTAGGTACAAACCCCTGTTTTACTGACCTTAATACACTTTTGCAGACTCAGAAAAACTCACTCCATTTAATAATTCTGAAGCAAGCATTCTCTTTTTTCCTGGAAATTGTAGACTTAATAACTGAATAAAGCCATCTTTTATTGCAATCTTGATTTCTTTTTTAGTGCTAATTAGCTTTCCAATCTCATAAGAGTGTGATTCTGAGGCTAATTTGGCTTCATAAATTTTGATGTTTAATTCTTCATTTTGGTCTTTCAAAAAGCACCAAGAAGCGGGATAAGGACTTAAACCCCGAATTAAGTTGTTGATTTCTGTCCCAGATTTGGTCCAATCAATTTTGCAGTTTTCTTTATTTAGTTTGTAAGCCGTTTTAATATCGTCATTATCTTCTTGAATTGTTGTGGTAACATTTCTGTTTTCAATAACCTTTAAAGTATCAATTACAGTTGTGCTTCCTAATTCCATTAAACGATCATGCAATTGTCCTGCCGTTTCTTCTGGTTCAATATTGATTTCGGAATTTAAAATCATTGCACCAGTATCAATTTTATCATCTATAAAAAAAGTAGTAACTCCAGTTTTAGTTTCACCGTTAATAATTGCCCAGTTAATTGGAGCGGCTCCACGATAATTTGGAAGCAATGAAGCATGAAGATTAAAAGTTCCTAAGCTTGGCATTTCCCAAACCACTTTTGGTAGCATTCTAAAAGCAACTACGATTTGTAAATTAGCATTTAACGCTTTTAATTCTGCTAAGAAACTTTCATCTTTTAAATTGGTTGGCTGTAATAAAGTAAGATTGTTTGCAAGCGCATATTCTTTTACTGCAGAATATTTTATTTTTTGTCCGCGACCTGCTGGTTTATCTGCAGCAGTAATTACGCCCACGACTTCGTAGTTATTTTTGATAATGGTATCCAAAATGCCAACAGCAAATTCTGGCGTTCCCATAAATATAATTCTCAATTTCTCCATTATGATTTTAAAGTGTATTTATTATTCGCTTGTATAATGATATGATTATTTTCGAGTAATTCCTGAAGAACCGATAGAATATCTTTGCTATTCATTTTTATCTGGTTTTCAATTTCTCTCGAAGTCAGCGAAGCGTTTTTCAATAGAGATAAAATCCTATCTGCAATCGAATCGGCTTCGGTAATTTTTCCTTTTAGTGTAATGCAGTACGAACAAATGCCGCAATTTTCTCTGGTTTCTTCTCCAAAATAGTTTAAAACCAATCTGTTTTTGCAGGTTTTATTGTCTTTTATATAATGTAAAACAGACAAAAGCTGTTCTTTTTTAACTTCATTTTGTTTTTCTAAATACTTTGAAACCCTATTTATAGTAAGGTCGTCTTCACGGACTTCATTAAATAAAATGGTAGCGTCGTTGTTTTTAGATTTGTATTCTATAATTTCTTTTTCTTTCAGTTTTTCTAAAACCGCAATAATTTGTTCTTCAGACCGATTTGATTTTTTTGCAATTAATCCTAAATTCAAATTAGCTTTTACATCGTAAATGCCTGGATAAGTTCTTAAAATTGCCAAAATAATTTCTTCATCATTCGGATTCAAGCTCATATATCGAATCACTTCTTTAGACTCAATCAAAAATTGTACGCTAATTTTTTCTGAAAATTCCTGAGACATTGTAATAATTCCTTGCTGGCTCAAAAACTGCAAAGCATTGTATGTTTTGAGAGTAGGGAATTCGTATTTATTGCAAAAATGATTCAATTTGAACGAGAAAGTTTCGTCTAAACCTTCTCCGTATGCAATCTGAAAATAATTGCAGAGTTTGATGTACATCGTTTTTAAAAACTTCTTATCAGGAAGAATATTTATAAACTGCTGTTCGGTCTGGATCATGTCTGAATTATTGTAAAGCAAGACCGAAAAAGCTTTTTCGCCATTTCGTCCAGCCCTGCCAGACTCTTGATAATAATTTTCTATATTTTCTGGAAGCTGTGTATGAATAACAGTTTTAACATTGTCTTTGTCAATTCCCATTCCAA
It encodes:
- a CDS encoding YqgE/AlgH family protein, which gives rise to MISEKLKKGHLLIAEPSIIGDLSFNRSVILLADHNKEGSIGFIINKPLKYTINDLIPEIDANFKIYNGGPVEQDNLYFIHNIPELIPNSVEISNGIYWGGDFESTKDLINNGSISKNNIRFFLGYTGWEENQLENEMQGNSWIIADNNYKNKIIGKSTTHFWKEQIIELGGDYLIWSNAPENPYLN
- a CDS encoding HU family DNA-binding protein — protein: MNKSELIDAIAADAGITKAATKLALESFLGNVGTTLKKGGRVSLVGFGSWSVSSRAARDGRNPQTGKTIKIATKNVVKFKAGAELEGAVN
- the fmt gene encoding methionyl-tRNA formyltransferase, coding for MEKLRIIFMGTPEFAVGILDTIIKNNYEVVGVITAADKPAGRGQKIKYSAVKEYALANNLTLLQPTNLKDESFLAELKALNANLQIVVAFRMLPKVVWEMPSLGTFNLHASLLPNYRGAAPINWAIINGETKTGVTTFFIDDKIDTGAMILNSEINIEPEETAGQLHDRLMELGSTTVIDTLKVIENRNVTTTIQEDNDDIKTAYKLNKENCKIDWTKSGTEINNLIRGLSPYPASWCFLKDQNEELNIKIYEAKLASESHSYEIGKLISTKKEIKIAIKDGFIQLLSLQFPGKKRMLASELLNGVSFSESAKVY